The Malus domestica chromosome 08, GDT2T_hap1 genomic interval ACTTATTCTTTGGCACAATAAAGCTCGTTCTTAGCTTCTTCTAGATCTTTGGCACAATCAAGCTCGTTCTGTCAACTGGGTTCTGCCTCATGAATGTCAACTGGGTTCTGATCATACCGTCGTCGTCACTGTCGACGCCGCCGATCATCTTCCGGCACTCGTCGATCGAACATTCGTCTCCCAAGCTCCGGAGCACTTTCGTACAATTCCTCTGCCTAAATATACCTGTTCTTATCAATGTCGTAGACGGAGAAAGTGTCTTTGAGATTTTCGAAGGCCTCTGCATAGTCGACCCCTTTAGTGTTGAACTCTTTAAAGTTTATGAAGCTGTCTCCGTCAGAATCGACCTTGGAGATCATGCTGTTTGAGCTCCTCGTCGGAAGACGGCTGCCCCAAGCTGCTCATGATGGCTCTAAGCTCGGAATACGAGATCTTTCCGTCGTCATTGACGTCGAATTTCTTGAAAACTTGGTTAAGCTCGGCGATCTAGGCACGCGAATGGAAGGGGGGTTCGCGAGTGGGCTGAAGCGGCGGCGGGGTGGGCAGTGATGGCGAATATCAGCTGGTCTGAGTTAGGGTGAGTTGGAACAGAGCCGAGTCCAACCGAGTTGAAGACTTTATCTTTACAGGGAAGTGGGTCGGGGAGGACTGAGCCCAGGTTTTTAAAACCAATACAGGAAAGTGGGATCAGGGACTTCTTGGGAAAACGTGGAAAAGTCAAGCAAATTTGTGAGGAAAAAATGGGCTCAAAGATAAAGGATGATAAAATTTCAGATTAAACCCAGAATATGTGGGTTTCTCAATGTGCATATATATAACCTAGCTCAGACGATGGTGGAGATCTGTGAATATGTGGGTGTGTCTCTGAGTGTGGGCATTGGGTtgtttgcagattcacggtggatattgtggtgaggtctcacggtggtgagatgaaaaaaataaaagagaaccgacatagcttttcgtgtcgattcctacagacggcgccaaatgttgatgcacaaaacaggaggagttttggaacaacgtaaatccagccgtgaatctacaagaaagtaaataacacaagatgtagcgtggttcaccccaatgtttgggctgtgtccacactgatattgtatttctctgagaggattgtgagggagagagagcttctgagggtgataGAGCTCTTCCCCTTGCCTAAGAATTGGCATTTTcaaatgaggagagtgatgagtcattttatagactaagggctccttacttattacatatttgccctttcatttattacataattacatttgagtcctcaaagtatttatacgagatctaaatacggaggtcctaggtatggtacaaacaggtctcacgacactttcatacctcatttttttaaatgacaatgtcatacctcatcttacgaatttgtgccaatgtcatacctccgtcagtttttctgttaagtgctgacgtggctatATACGTGgccactcactaatccaactggattaaaatataattaaatatattttttaaaatttaaaattttaaaaaaattatattaaatctctctctcccttctctttctTGCCTATATCTCTTCTTTGCATCCCTAAAACCCATTCCCACCCGTCCCCCTAACCTTCCTCCACCACCCTCTTTCTCTcgcatctctctctcctttccacTGTAGTCTCCTTCCTCCCCACTTCTCTCTCTCGCCGTGCCCATAACCCCCCAAAACCCACCTGGATTTTTTCATCCGCCCTCCTTTCTCGGATCTACCTGCAAGCTCCGACCCGCTTCCCTCTCCCACTTCATTGCCCACGACCGATCTGTTGTCATTGCTGTCTCTGAAGCTGTtaaggagaaagggagagatgAAGAACTGTCAAGGTCGGGGCCGACGAGGTTGTCGTCTTCCCCTAACCCAAACCCAGATCCCACCCCAAACTAGCCACTCCCATTACCACCAGGTGCCTCTCTTCTCTTCCTCCGCCGTTCTCTCTATTTCTAACCTACAAGCATGCATAAAAAACAAAGCACCCACCAATCCTGAGAACACACCATTAACAAAAGTTCAAAAATCCATCTTCCAGTTTACCTCACTTTTCTAAGAAAATGGAaccttcaaaataaaaaaaaaattcatttcctttctccCACATTTTTCGAGCAACCAAACAAAGCAAAACCATTCAATTTTTctcagaaaaaaaaacccaatttgTATTCACAAGAGACTTGGCAGCGGTGGTGGGCGCTGGATTGCTGCTGTGTTTTGCTGGGCTTGAAGATGGTGCTGGGCTGCGGAAGCAGAGGGAGGTGGCAGAGGCGGTCCTCAACTTTTGCAAACCCGATGACGAAGTCGATTACTTGGCAATCATGGGGCGACAAGGTTGTCAAGATTTTGCAGAAGTATTCGAACCCATATGGGTAGTTTGGTAAGGAAGGGGATGAGATCAATGGAGGGAGTGGGTACCCGGAGAAAGGTAAGGTTGGTGTGCCAGAGATCGGCGACTTCGATGTCGTCAGTTAGAATGGGGAAGAAGGTGATGGTTATTGGTGGATGGAGTCGACGATGAATAGGAGAGAAGGGAAGGTGAGTGCGAGTTGCAGATGAGAGAAAGGTGGGTGGGGTTACAGATGAGagaaaggagaaatgaggtcgaTGGGGAATAAATGGGGTGGATCGGATTTGGGGAAGACATGAGGGGGAAAGGGGGTGGGTCcccatgtaaaaaaaattaaatgattttaattttttagtttttaatatttaattaactttttaatatttaattaatttatttaagcCACGTCACTATTTAAGTAAAGCCACGTCAACACTTAACagagaaactaacaaaaaaattgacggaggtatgacattggcacaaattcgtaagatgagatatgacattgtcattttaaaaagatgaggtatgaaagtgtcgtgagacCAATAATTGAGgtaattttttgtactttaccctacattataataaatgttttttttaacaaacgatattatttataataaaagGGAGAGATGTGAGTTTAGTCTCACGATGACTAGCAATAGTGTAGTTCAATATACGAAAAACAAAACATCAACTCACAAACTGTCATGCCAAAAGTAGCGATTGACTTGATAATTTAGCAAATAGGAAGCAAgtgtaatatttttaaatttataagattTCTTTGTCAACCTATAAAATATATGGACTATTATGTTATTACTCCACAATGAGGTTTGTAACTTAAGTATTTTAGACTTTAGAGCATTGTTATCATTGTATTTGAAATTTTGCGTTTATCCGTCTTTGTGCTCAAAATCTCAAGTCAGATTTTCCCTTCTCAGGTAGCCAACATTGCTTTATATTGAGAAAATATAGTATCCTATCAATATCTTGGACGTTAAAATATCCTTTTTGAATAACCACTTtcaccgtttttttttttttttgtcaaaggttACTTTATTACCACAACACAACTAATTACACAAATTGAAGCTCATATAAAATAACCACGCAAGCAAAAAAAAGAACCTCAATAGTAACTTAAATAcccaaaaacaataaaaaacactGAAACTAACCCTAACTGTTTTCTTTCAACAACACCGCCGAAAGCACCGATCACAAAAATGAGAGTGACTACACTTCATGATTAATAGGTTGACTATCCTCCACTAAGAACAACCATTTCAACAAAATTGTGTTCGGCGTTTGGTTCATTTTCATTAGCATGAGAACCAGAGTCTGCTAAGCATTCCATTTgggtccttgaaatttgatcaaacgattgtaattattataacttttagaatgGTCATTGTTTGTAGCTGTTTGATCAGATTTCAAGGCCCTAGATGGGTTGCTCAGCAGGCTTCGGTCCCATGCTCAGGAGGGGATCCGGCTCCGTTCATTTCAGTTAGCAACCTAGCATGCCTTGCCTGCCAATATAGAACACGAAAAGACACCTTTTATACTGACATTAGGCTTCACCGGCCGGGGCATCGGTtcttataatatgaatgcatcggTTTTTATTTTCGATATTTGATAATTTAACCTATTAACgctattatttattaaaaaataaataaaaagacccAATCTTCGTTAGCACACCCTCTGAACTCTTTTCAGTCAAAAGACACCGTTTGAACTTTAAATAATCAAAAGTGAGGCCAATTTATTTATAACACAAAATTGCTAAATATCATCACCTTGTCCggaataattatttatttacaaTCATATCCCTCGCTCCATCCAAAAAGCAAACCTCTGTATTGGCGTTAGTAGATTTACTAAATAAACAAGATACATACACACCAACGACCAAGAAAGAGAGATTTCACCCACCtcaatcttttctttttcatttccccCCCCCTGTTATTTATCAAATTTACGAAGAGCCTCCATAGCCGATTTGTTGCGGGAGCCTAAACCGGACGTCCGAAGCCGACGATCGGACGCGCACGCCGTGCCAGCAAATACCACCCTTGCACGTCTCATGAGCAACGGGAGGAGGATTGTCGTCGCGCGAAACTGCGTACGTGGCTTTACGGGAGACGTCCCACGCCAGAGTCAGGAACAGGATAAGGCACACCACGGAGGTGGAGAGGATTAACACAAAGGCACCACCGAAGCTCTGCCCAAACACCACCCCGTACGCCTTGATGGCGACGATGACCGCCACGTAAATCGTCGTCAAGTTCCTAACCACCGCGTCAGAAACCGCCATCTGCTGGGTCTGGGTGGGGCTCTGAGAATTTGAGGGACACTGATCAACTTAGCTCTTTGACCTCTCTTTGACAAGTCTAGGGTGGAGTGGCGgctatttaaaagaaaaactaaaggGGTCCACAATTAAGTGATTTAATCAAAGGTTGCTTCTATTAACCGCTAATCTTGACTACTTTGGAGGAAATTATTGGAACTTTGGAGGGTTttttaagtaaataaataagGATCAATCTCATGTACATAGAGGTTAGGTCCGTTGATTAAAATTCCGCATCATCTTTTAACACTCAATTTAAATACTATCAGTTAAACGACAAATAATCAGTCACATGTAATTCTATGTTAAGTCAATTAATTATGACACTGCCTCATCTTCTAAACCCCATTATTCTTGTTTAGACCTAAGAATCCATCACACACAAAAATACGTCAAAGTCAGTTAATTAGAATATTGTACCATCTTCCTCCATTCGAATTTAATCATTAATTCAGTTGATTTGAGCAATTTAGAACACTGTCTCGTAAAAAAACAGTCTTGATGTTTCTATCTTGAGCTTATCTTTAGTTTTTGGGCGTTTCTTGAAAGGAGATCAATTTAATTATTAAGCTGGATGTATGTGTTTCTAGACTCGCGACTTGC includes:
- the LOC103428593 gene encoding uncharacterized protein; the encoded protein is MAVSDAVVRNLTTIYVAVIVAIKAYGVVFGQSFGGAFVLILSTSVVCLILFLTLAWDVSRKATYAVSRDDNPPPVAHETCKGGICWHGVRVRSSASDVRFRLPQQIGYGGSS